The DNA window ATGCGTTACAAAATGATGAAAgctacaaaaaattaaaagaaaaattagacGAAATGGCTACATTGAATGTACGAgaaaatcaaataaaagaagcaaaaaaattaaaagaaaaagaggtAACAGAAGAAGAGAAACGAATTGAAGAACAAATgggaaatattttaattaacgaagaaaaaaaagacgaaatgaaaaaaaaattaaattatgaaaaggTTATGGAAACTAAAAAAGAACTGCAACAtcaaattaaagaaaatttaaaaaaaaaaaaagagaaattttATGGAAATTTAGAAGAAAGAAATGATATTGATAATATTGTGAACAACTacaaagaagaaaaaaaaaaaaaaaaagatgaaggtttactaaaacaaaaaaaattattaaaagaatttcaAGAACAAAtagatttaaaaaacaaaaaaaaagaaattgaaaaaaaaaaagaattagaagaagaattaaaaaatcaaCAATATatcaaagaaaaagaaaacaaaatgaaaacatatttcaaaaaaaaggaagaaaaaaatctagaaaaacaaaaagttgTTAATGATTTAGCATATAAAGAATATCTtgttaataaagaaaaagagacCTTAGATGAATTgcttaataaattatacattgAAGAACATAATttcaaagaaaaacaaaaagaaataaaagaaaatgaaaaaaaattacagcttaaaaatgaaatgctAAAACAGCTCGAAAAGGATATTAAAttaaaggaagaaaaaagacAAAAGGAGAAAGAAGaggatgaaaaaagaaaaattgaacttttagaggaaaaaaaaaaattagataaaaTTGACCAATACACagatcaaaaaaaaaaagaaaagctaTTACAAtatagaaaagaaatatatgaaacgttccaagaaaaaaaagaagcaataaaaaaagaaagattaCAAGAAgaacaagaaaaagaaaaactctTGGaagaacagaaaaaatatgaacagttaATAAATCAAGAGAAAATGAAACTCATAGATAAATACAGTAAGGATATTCTGAAAAATCTCCCAGATGATGTATACGAAAAACTTAAGaagcaaaatattattacgtAGGAAAAAGTAGGGGAAAAAAACTTGtgttattcataaaaatcgataacttaaaaaaagtataagtTCTACACAAAAAACATGTGAGAATAAATACACACATGTGTATACACACCACTACGTGCATAAGTATACGCAAAGATATACACTAACATACGCTATGAGTATATTTTTCgaacatttaaataaaaaaaaaaaaaaatttactacATATGAGCAAGACGAGAAGCAAAAGCACACAAAGCTCATATTCATCATACTGTACACATGCaaatggatatatatatatatgtatgtatgtatatgtatatgcatgtatatgtatgtatatgtatatgcatgtatatgtatatatatgtatatgcatgtatatgtatgtatatgtatatgcatgtatatgtatgtatatgtatagacgcatgtgtatgtatatgtacgtatatgtatatataggcatatatttgtatgtgcgtatatgtatgcatatatatgtacatatctatatatatgtatgtattccttttattattccTACGGATATGgtgtaaaataaaactatataaATAGGAAATTTATGTAGGTATGTATACACGTAAATTTCTCTTTATTATTCCTTCATTAATAATCGAAAGAACAAATACTACACaataattgtaaattatc is part of the Plasmodium malariae genome assembly, chromosome: 14 genome and encodes:
- the PmUG01_14027800 gene encoding meiosis-specific nuclear structural protein 1, putative, with protein sequence MKRYNEKTINARIQREQKNEYARERIRNDLKLDNYSKIQGISIDKAETAQSKKNLEENDSIKREHETTNEFDNTRINEDKSKKEEYASLNEFDHTTIKEERVKNCQLLNEKQKEEKEAADQVLREKALQHALQNDESYKKLKEKLDEMATLNVRENQIKEAKKLKEKEVTEEEKRIEEQMGNILINEEKKDEMKKKLNYEKVMETKKELQHQIKENLKKKKEKFYGNLEERNDIDNIVNNYKEEKKKKKDEGLLKQKKLLKEFQEQIDLKNKKKEIEKKKELEEELKNQQYIKEKENKMKTYFKKKEEKNLEKQKVVNDLAYKEYLVNKEKETLDELLNKLYIEEHNFKEKQKEIKENEKKLQLKNEMLKQLEKDIKLKEEKRQKEKEEDEKRKIELLEEKKKLDKIDQYTDQKKKEKLLQYRKEIYETFQEKKEAIKKERLQEEQEKEKLLEEQKKYEQLINQEKMKLIDKYSKDILKNLPDDVYEKLKKQNIIT